A single region of the Sulfitobacter geojensis genome encodes:
- a CDS encoding DUF4159 domain-containing protein, with product MTVLGNIGFTAPWLLLALLALPILWLILRAVPPAPIRRRFPGVALLLGLSDDETVSDRTPWWLLLLRMFAVAAIILGLAGPVLNPQADQTPGDGPLLIVLDGSWAGATRWPEQTAAIEAQLTRASRAERTVGFLTLTRPDAPAFQSADVWRSRLAGLAPAAWQPSSTDIEKSTEIMGELGAFDTIWFSDALDFEGRDTVLDAMQARGTVEVYQTAANVLAIAPATYEDSIVKLSVARAAAGPERTVVVQAEGRDPAGNARILASANAVFGNGTTQATAELSLPAELRARITGFAIAGQRSAGAITLVDDALRRREVALIGSDSDREGLQLLSPLHYIEQALAPTADLIDGSITDVLPANPDVIVLADVATLADAEATPLLEWIDQGGMLVRFAGPRIAASDISRFDEDPLMPVRLRAGGRSVGGAMSWGEPKSLDAFKDSSPFFGLSVPDDVVVSAQVVAQPDPTLADRVIASLSDGTPLVTRKVVGQGQIVLFHVTATAEWSTLPLSGLFVEMLERLALSSAAASPDAGDLAGTTWTPRQVMDGYGVLSDAGNLPGVDGGDLVGAPAGPALRPGIYSSGERRLARNVFGAQSTLTPASWPLDVPVRGLAVPPEQPVAGWLLSLSILLLLADIVASLALSGKLLRRSNAAALVFLALPFAGIAPSADAQTDADAFALAATTEVSLAHVITGNPQVDEIAAAGLQGLSDTLFFRTSIEPAPSTSVDLETDELAFFPMLYWPVTPDQPRPSAEAYVKLNDYLRSGGLILFDTRDGNIAGFGTASPNGRKLQDLAAPLDIPPLEPVPEDHVLTRTFYLLRDFPGRHTSRDIWVEAAPPNAEQIEGMPFRNLNDGVTPVVIGGNDWAAAWAVRPDGAPLVPIGRGYGGERQRELANRFGVNLIMHVLTGNYKSDQVHVPALLERLGQ from the coding sequence ATGACCGTTCTGGGAAACATCGGCTTCACCGCGCCCTGGCTGTTGCTGGCGCTTCTGGCATTGCCCATCCTCTGGCTGATCCTTCGCGCGGTCCCACCTGCGCCAATCCGCCGACGCTTTCCCGGTGTCGCATTGCTGCTTGGGCTCAGTGACGACGAAACTGTTTCCGACCGCACCCCATGGTGGCTTTTGTTGCTGCGGATGTTTGCGGTGGCCGCGATCATTCTGGGGTTGGCAGGACCGGTCCTGAACCCGCAAGCGGATCAAACCCCGGGGGATGGTCCCTTGCTGATTGTGCTGGACGGATCATGGGCGGGCGCGACCCGTTGGCCCGAACAAACCGCCGCGATAGAGGCGCAGTTGACCCGTGCAAGCCGTGCTGAACGCACCGTCGGTTTCCTGACGCTCACCCGCCCCGATGCCCCGGCGTTCCAGTCTGCAGATGTCTGGCGTTCCCGTTTGGCAGGGCTTGCCCCTGCCGCGTGGCAACCCTCATCAACCGACATCGAAAAATCTACTGAAATCATGGGCGAACTTGGCGCATTCGATACGATCTGGTTCAGTGATGCGCTTGACTTTGAAGGGCGCGATACGGTGCTGGACGCCATGCAGGCACGCGGCACCGTCGAGGTCTATCAGACGGCGGCCAATGTGCTGGCCATCGCGCCTGCAACTTACGAAGATAGTATCGTCAAACTGTCGGTAGCCCGTGCAGCCGCAGGACCGGAACGAACGGTGGTCGTACAGGCCGAAGGGCGTGACCCTGCGGGCAATGCTCGCATCCTCGCCTCGGCAAATGCGGTGTTCGGCAATGGCACGACCCAAGCCACGGCAGAGCTGTCCCTGCCCGCAGAGCTGCGCGCACGCATCACCGGTTTCGCCATCGCGGGGCAACGTTCAGCTGGCGCAATCACGCTGGTGGATGACGCCCTGCGCCGCCGCGAAGTGGCGCTGATCGGCAGTGACAGCGACCGCGAAGGCCTGCAACTGCTATCGCCCTTGCATTATATCGAACAGGCGCTGGCCCCGACGGCAGACCTGATCGATGGTTCCATAACCGATGTGCTGCCCGCCAATCCTGATGTGATTGTGTTGGCAGACGTGGCGACCCTGGCCGATGCAGAAGCAACACCGCTGCTGGAGTGGATTGATCAGGGCGGCATGCTTGTCCGCTTCGCTGGTCCACGGATTGCCGCCAGCGACATCAGCCGCTTTGACGAAGATCCCTTGATGCCCGTGCGCCTGCGCGCTGGCGGGCGCAGTGTGGGCGGCGCGATGAGTTGGGGCGAGCCCAAATCGCTGGATGCGTTCAAGGACAGTTCGCCCTTCTTTGGCCTGTCGGTGCCCGACGATGTTGTGGTGTCAGCGCAAGTTGTGGCGCAACCCGACCCCACATTGGCGGACCGCGTGATCGCATCGCTCAGCGATGGCACGCCGCTGGTGACACGCAAGGTTGTGGGCCAAGGGCAAATTGTTCTGTTTCACGTCACAGCAACAGCGGAATGGTCCACGCTCCCGCTGTCCGGTCTGTTTGTCGAAATGCTGGAACGGCTCGCTCTGTCCTCCGCAGCGGCCTCGCCTGATGCGGGGGATCTGGCCGGCACCACTTGGACCCCGCGACAGGTAATGGATGGATATGGCGTCCTTTCCGATGCCGGAAATCTGCCCGGTGTCGATGGCGGCGATCTTGTTGGCGCGCCCGCAGGCCCTGCCTTGCGCCCGGGGATCTACAGCAGCGGCGAGCGGCGTCTTGCACGCAATGTGTTCGGTGCCCAAAGCACGCTGACACCAGCCAGCTGGCCCCTTGATGTGCCCGTGCGGGGTCTGGCCGTTCCCCCCGAACAACCGGTGGCGGGTTGGCTGCTTAGCCTGTCGATCCTGTTGCTGTTGGCTGATATCGTTGCATCGCTGGCCCTGTCGGGCAAGTTGTTGCGCCGCAGCAATGCAGCAGCTCTGGTGTTTCTGGCGCTGCCGTTTGCGGGCATCGCCCCGTCCGCAGACGCGCAAACGGATGCCGACGCTTTCGCGCTTGCCGCCACGACCGAGGTATCGCTGGCCCATGTCATCACCGGTAACCCGCAGGTCGACGAAATCGCAGCCGCAGGCCTGCAAGGGCTGTCGGACACGCTGTTTTTCCGCACATCCATCGAACCGGCCCCCTCAACCTCCGTTGATCTGGAGACGGATGAGCTGGCTTTTTTCCCGATGCTATATTGGCCCGTCACGCCGGACCAACCGCGCCCCTCTGCCGAGGCCTATGTCAAGCTGAACGACTATCTGCGATCCGGCGGCCTGATCCTGTTCGATACACGTGACGGCAATATCGCCGGTTTCGGCACCGCCAGCCCGAATGGGCGCAAACTGCAAGACCTTGCCGCGCCGCTGGACATTCCTCCGCTTGAACCGGTGCCCGAAGACCATGTCCTGACGCGCACCTTCTATCTGCTGCGTGATTTTCCGGGGCGCCACACCAGCCGCGACATCTGGGTCGAGGCCGCGCCGCCGAATGCCGAACAGATAGAGGGCATGCCATTTCGCAACCTGAACGACGGGGTCACACCCGTGGTGATCGGGGGCAATGACTGGGCCGCCGCATGGGCTGTGCGCCCTGACGGTGCGCCACTGGTTCCCATTGGACGCGGCTATGGCGGGGAACGGCAGCGCGAACTTGCCAACCGCTTCGGAGTGAACCTGATCATGCATGTGCTGACAGGAAATTATAAGTCGGATCAGGTGCATGTGCCTGCTCTGCTGGAACGGCTGGGCCAATGA
- a CDS encoding DUF58 domain-containing protein, translated as MNTPVTLRATAEDQAARLPALLARAEHLAGAVLLGAHGRRRSGVGDDFWQYRPAQQGDSRRMIDHRRSAMGDQEFVREREWQIAQSVMLWVDQGASMRFSSDKDLAEKADRGRVLGLALAILLLRGGERVGLTGTRLPPRTGNPQVLRLAEMFCQDDDTDYSPPEHRAMIPHARAVFISDFMGDLDGVQTALTKAADRGVRGVIYHVLDPSEEVFPFTGRTIFESVGGTLRHETLKANDLKGRYLARLAERKAELQRLCALTGWQYGLHHTHTSAQSALLWLYGALDARAGVAA; from the coding sequence GTGAATACCCCCGTCACCCTTCGCGCCACCGCCGAGGATCAGGCCGCGCGCCTGCCGGCATTGCTGGCGCGCGCCGAACATCTTGCCGGCGCGGTGTTGCTGGGTGCGCACGGGCGCAGGCGGTCCGGCGTGGGCGATGATTTTTGGCAATACCGCCCCGCACAACAGGGCGACAGCCGGCGGATGATTGATCACCGCCGGTCCGCTATGGGAGATCAGGAATTTGTGCGCGAGCGCGAATGGCAGATCGCGCAATCGGTGATGCTTTGGGTGGATCAGGGTGCCTCCATGCGGTTTTCCTCCGACAAGGATTTGGCAGAAAAAGCGGACCGCGGGCGGGTTCTCGGGTTGGCGTTGGCGATCCTGCTGCTGCGGGGCGGCGAACGGGTCGGCCTGACCGGCACCCGCCTGCCGCCGCGCACCGGTAATCCGCAAGTGTTGCGGCTGGCCGAAATGTTCTGCCAGGATGACGACACCGATTATAGCCCGCCAGAACATCGCGCCATGATCCCGCATGCCCGTGCGGTGTTCATCTCCGATTTCATGGGGGACCTAGATGGCGTACAAACCGCGCTGACCAAAGCGGCGGATCGCGGGGTGCGCGGGGTGATCTATCACGTGCTGGATCCGTCCGAAGAAGTGTTTCCTTTTACCGGACGCACGATATTCGAAAGCGTCGGCGGCACGCTGCGCCATGAAACGCTAAAGGCAAATGACCTCAAGGGGCGTTATCTGGCGCGTTTGGCAGAACGCAAAGCGGAGCTTCAGCGCCTTTGCGCCCTGACCGGTTGGCAATACGGGCTGCACCATACGCACACCTCCGCGCAATCGGCGCTTTTGTGGCTATACGGCGCGCTGGACGCCCGCGCCGGAGTGGCCGCATGA
- a CDS encoding AAA family ATPase, producing the protein MTQADDMVAQIETLGAKLGTAKQSITNRFIGQERVVDLTLTALLCGGHGLLVGLPGLGKTLLVETLSTVMGLDGSRVQFTPDLMPADILGSEVLDTAPDGSRAFRFVEGPVFCQLLMADEINRASPRTQSALLQAMQEKTVTVAGQDRTLGIPFHVLATQNPIEQEGTYPLPEAQLDRFLVQIDVAYPDRDTERDILLATTGDTDAQATQVFTAQELLDAQRLLRRMPVGDSVVELILDLVRAFRPEEEGASERVRDTVAWGPGPRAAQALMLAVRARALLQGRLAPSAEDVLDMARPVLSHRMALNFAARARGDSLQGLIDETAIHLTGTKAAA; encoded by the coding sequence ATGACCCAAGCCGACGACATGGTGGCCCAGATTGAAACATTGGGCGCAAAGCTTGGCACGGCCAAGCAGTCGATCACCAACCGTTTTATCGGGCAGGAAAGGGTGGTCGACTTGACGCTGACCGCACTTTTGTGTGGCGGTCACGGTCTGCTGGTCGGGTTGCCCGGTCTTGGAAAAACTCTGCTGGTCGAAACCCTTAGCACCGTAATGGGGCTGGATGGCAGTCGTGTTCAGTTCACGCCGGATCTGATGCCCGCCGATATTCTGGGTTCCGAGGTGCTGGATACAGCGCCGGATGGCAGCCGTGCGTTCCGCTTTGTCGAAGGGCCGGTGTTTTGCCAGCTGTTGATGGCTGATGAAATCAACCGCGCCAGCCCGCGCACCCAATCCGCGCTGTTGCAGGCGATGCAGGAAAAGACCGTGACCGTCGCGGGACAGGACCGCACTTTGGGTATTCCGTTTCACGTTTTGGCGACCCAGAACCCGATCGAACAGGAAGGCACCTATCCCCTGCCAGAGGCGCAGCTGGACCGTTTCCTTGTGCAAATCGACGTCGCCTACCCTGACCGCGATACCGAACGCGATATCCTGCTGGCGACCACGGGTGACACCGATGCACAGGCCACACAGGTGTTCACGGCGCAAGAGTTGCTTGATGCGCAACGCTTGTTGCGCCGCATGCCGGTTGGCGACTCTGTTGTTGAATTGATCCTTGATCTGGTCCGCGCATTCCGTCCTGAAGAAGAGGGCGCGAGCGAGCGGGTGCGTGACACTGTCGCTTGGGGGCCCGGCCCGCGTGCCGCGCAAGCCTTGATGCTGGCCGTCCGCGCACGCGCCTTGTTGCAAGGGCGTCTGGCACCGTCTGCGGAAGACGTGCTCGATATGGCGCGGCCCGTGTTGTCGCACCGGATGGCGTTGAACTTTGCTGCCCGCGCCCGCGGAGACAGCCTGCAGGGGTTGATCGATGAAACCGCCATCCACCTGACCGGAACGAAAGCAGCCGCGTGA
- a CDS encoding DUF1285 domain-containing protein, with translation MSGQNPVTPTASTLAEAARAAKTRGLPPLEKWNPPFCGDLDMHIKRDGTWFYEGTPIGRPELVKLFSTILWREGDKYFLVTPVEKVGITVEDAPFVAVDFEAEGEGDAQKLSFSSNVGDTAVAGPSNPIRVERDPETGEPAPYVLIRRNLEALIDRKSFYRLVELGVHHEGWFGLWSQGAFFGIIPSDELPEDA, from the coding sequence ATGAGCGGACAAAATCCCGTTACCCCGACTGCGAGTACACTGGCGGAGGCTGCGCGCGCAGCGAAAACACGCGGATTGCCGCCGTTGGAGAAATGGAACCCGCCGTTTTGCGGTGATCTGGACATGCACATCAAACGCGATGGCACCTGGTTTTACGAAGGAACCCCGATTGGGCGACCGGAACTGGTCAAACTTTTCTCGACGATTCTGTGGCGGGAAGGGGACAAGTATTTCCTTGTGACGCCGGTCGAAAAGGTCGGGATCACGGTTGAAGATGCGCCGTTTGTTGCTGTCGATTTCGAGGCAGAGGGTGAGGGAGACGCGCAAAAACTGAGCTTTTCCAGCAATGTAGGCGATACAGCCGTCGCCGGCCCGTCCAACCCGATCCGCGTTGAGCGCGACCCTGAAACCGGAGAACCCGCCCCCTATGTGTTGATCCGGCGCAATCTGGAAGCGCTGATCGACCGCAAAAGCTTTTACCGTCTTGTCGAACTGGGGGTGCACCACGAGGGTTGGTTTGGTCTGTGGTCACAGGGCGCATTCTTTGGCATCATCCCTTCTGATGAATTGCCCGAAGATGCCTGA
- a CDS encoding hydroxypyruvate isomerase family protein yields MRPAANLSHLWPELPYLDRFAAAASAGFEAVEVLFPYDVAAKDTQRALIANGQRMVLINAPPPNYTGGARGFAAQPEMVERFQYDMKRVFRYAQALKVSFVHVMTGVAAGNVAKQTLIDNLKWATQTAPTGLTLTLEPLNSVAQPGYFLNDYALAAEVIRAVDAPNLGLQYDSYHAQMIHGDAVAVFDQYLPLIRHVQIGDAPDRRAPGTGEVDFDALFARLKATGYDGWISGEYAPNGPTEETLGWMTA; encoded by the coding sequence ATGAGACCTGCCGCCAATCTAAGCCATCTCTGGCCCGAACTTCCTTATCTGGATCGCTTTGCCGCTGCAGCTTCTGCGGGGTTCGAGGCGGTTGAAGTGCTGTTTCCCTATGATGTCGCGGCCAAGGACACCCAACGTGCGCTGATCGCGAATGGCCAGCGAATGGTACTGATCAACGCGCCGCCGCCAAACTATACGGGGGGCGCACGCGGATTTGCAGCCCAACCGGAAATGGTGGAGCGTTTTCAATATGATATGAAACGCGTCTTTCGTTACGCCCAGGCGCTGAAGGTGTCGTTTGTGCATGTGATGACAGGCGTCGCAGCGGGGAATGTGGCAAAGCAGACGCTGATCGATAACCTGAAATGGGCGACGCAGACGGCGCCAACGGGGCTGACCCTGACGCTGGAACCGCTGAATTCTGTAGCGCAGCCGGGGTATTTCCTGAACGATTATGCCTTGGCGGCCGAGGTGATAAGGGCAGTTGATGCGCCAAATCTGGGCCTGCAATATGACAGCTATCACGCGCAAATGATCCACGGCGATGCGGTGGCGGTGTTTGATCAGTACCTGCCGCTGATACGGCATGTCCAGATCGGCGACGCACCGGATCGCCGTGCGCCCGGAACGGGGGAGGTGGATTTTGACGCGCTGTTCGCGCGGCTCAAAGCGACAGGGTATGACGGCTGGATCAGTGGCGAATATGCGCCAAACGGACCAACCGAAGAGACATTGGGCTGGATGACGGCCTAG
- a CDS encoding glutathione S-transferase, whose amino-acid sequence MPPVLYSFRRCPYAMRARLAIASAGVQVELREILLRDKPQAFLDASPSGTVPSLVLSDQVIDESFDIMLWALNHADPQGWLNMPAEGHALITRVDGPFKTALDRTKYATRYPDEDPKEHRAAAASFLTELDAQIDGHIFGKPTLADFATLPFVRQFAFIDKPWFDAQPWPDLQAWLTAFLASDLFAQIMLKYPPWQSGDAPLLFPD is encoded by the coding sequence GTGCCGCCGGTTCTCTATTCCTTTCGCCGCTGCCCCTATGCAATGCGCGCCCGTCTGGCCATCGCCAGCGCGGGGGTGCAGGTTGAACTGCGCGAAATCCTGTTGCGTGACAAACCGCAGGCATTTCTTGATGCCTCGCCCAGTGGAACGGTGCCCAGTCTTGTCTTGAGCGACCAGGTTATCGACGAAAGCTTCGACATCATGCTGTGGGCACTAAACCACGCCGACCCGCAAGGGTGGCTCAACATGCCGGCGGAGGGTCACGCGCTGATCACCCGCGTGGATGGCCCGTTCAAAACCGCCCTTGATCGCACCAAATACGCGACGCGCTACCCCGACGAAGATCCGAAAGAACACCGCGCTGCCGCCGCTAGCTTCCTAACCGAACTTGATGCGCAAATTGACGGACATATCTTCGGCAAACCAACGCTTGCCGATTTCGCCACGTTGCCCTTCGTCCGCCAGTTCGCCTTTATCGACAAACCGTGGTTCGATGCGCAGCCATGGCCCGACCTTCAGGCGTGGCTTACTGCTTTTCTGGCGTCTGATCTCTTTGCTCAAATCATGTTAAAATATCCTCCGTGGCAATCCGGTGACGCGCCGCTTCTTTTCCCAGATTAA
- the polA gene encoding DNA polymerase I, whose amino-acid sequence MTFGKGHHLHLIDGSAFIFRAYHALPPLTRKSDGLPIGAVAGFCNMLHRYVEGNTGPDAPTHVAVIFDKGSHTFRNDMYDLYKANRDAMPEDLRPQMPLTRSATEAFNIACKEKEGFEADDIIATLAVQARAAGGQCTIISSDKDLMQLVGDGVEMLDAMKNNRIDREGVFAKFGVYPERVVDVQALAGDSVDNVPGAPGIGIKTAALLINEYGDLDALLERAGEIKQPKRRQTLIDNADQIRLSRRLVQLDENTPLDFTIDDLEVRDPDPETLLGFLAEMEFRTLTKRIADQMGKEAPVIADAPAAPDAPVVADVPFDPEKYEQVSDAEALQRWIDAIYEVGYVAVDTETTGLNEMTAELVGISLATQPGTACYIPLIHKAGASDDLFGSEDLADGQMKTEDVLRMLTPMLEDPAILKIGQNMKYDAKIFAQIGITVAPFDDTMLMSYAQHAGLHNHGMDTLSERYLSHTPIPIKPLLGSGKSAITFDKVPLDKAVQYAAEDADITLRLWQFLKPQLHSAQVTKVYETLERPLVPVLAAMERSGVKVDRDTLSRMSNAFAQKMAGLEDEIYEIAGRKFNVGSPKQLGEILFDEMGIEGGKKGKTGAYATGVDILEDLATEHELPARVLDWRQLSKLKSTYTDALQTHINADTGRVHTSYSIAGASTGRLASTDPNLQNIPIRSEEGRRIREAFIAEEGKTLVALDYSQIELRILAHIADIPALKEAFERGDDIHAMTASEMFDVPMDEMTPDIRRRAKAINFGVIYGISGFGLARNLRIPRSEAQGFIDRYFERFPGIRTYMDDTKAFAKEHGFVQTLFGRKIHTPEIASKGPRAGFAARAAINAPIQGTAADVIRRAMIRMPDAIKDLPATMLLQVHDELLFEVEKGQEDALIDAARDVMENASDPVVKLAVKLTVDAGKGANWAEAH is encoded by the coding sequence CCTGACGCGCAAGTCCGACGGCTTGCCCATCGGCGCCGTTGCAGGGTTCTGCAACATGTTGCACCGCTATGTCGAAGGCAACACCGGCCCCGATGCCCCGACCCATGTGGCCGTGATTTTCGACAAGGGCAGCCATACGTTTCGCAACGACATGTATGATCTGTACAAGGCCAACCGCGACGCCATGCCCGAGGATTTACGTCCGCAAATGCCTTTGACGCGCAGCGCGACGGAAGCCTTCAATATTGCCTGTAAGGAAAAAGAGGGCTTTGAGGCAGATGACATCATCGCCACCCTCGCCGTTCAGGCCCGTGCCGCTGGAGGACAATGCACCATCATTTCGTCGGACAAGGACCTGATGCAGCTGGTCGGCGACGGTGTTGAAATGCTCGATGCGATGAAAAACAACCGCATCGACCGTGAAGGCGTGTTTGCCAAATTCGGCGTCTATCCCGAACGGGTCGTCGATGTGCAGGCCTTGGCGGGCGATTCGGTGGATAACGTGCCCGGTGCCCCCGGTATCGGCATCAAAACCGCCGCGCTTTTGATCAATGAATACGGCGATCTGGATGCTTTGTTGGAGCGCGCCGGCGAGATCAAGCAACCCAAACGCCGCCAGACCTTGATCGACAACGCCGACCAGATCCGCCTGTCGCGCCGTCTGGTGCAACTCGATGAAAACACCCCGCTGGATTTCACCATTGATGATCTTGAGGTGCGCGACCCCGATCCCGAAACCCTGCTGGGATTCCTCGCGGAGATGGAGTTCCGCACCCTGACCAAGCGCATTGCCGACCAGATGGGCAAAGAGGCCCCCGTCATCGCCGATGCCCCCGCCGCGCCGGATGCGCCAGTGGTTGCGGATGTGCCGTTTGACCCTGAAAAATACGAACAAGTCAGCGATGCCGAAGCCCTGCAACGCTGGATTGATGCGATTTACGAGGTCGGCTATGTCGCCGTGGATACCGAAACCACCGGCCTGAATGAAATGACCGCCGAACTGGTGGGCATTTCACTGGCGACGCAACCCGGCACCGCCTGCTACATCCCGCTGATCCACAAGGCTGGTGCCAGCGACGATCTGTTCGGCTCGGAGGATCTGGCCGACGGGCAGATGAAAACCGAAGACGTCCTGCGCATGCTCACCCCGATGTTGGAGGATCCCGCGATCCTGAAAATCGGGCAGAACATGAAATACGACGCCAAGATTTTCGCGCAAATCGGCATCACCGTCGCGCCCTTTGATGACACCATGCTGATGTCCTATGCCCAACACGCGGGACTACACAATCATGGCATGGACACCCTGTCGGAACGCTATCTGAGCCACACGCCGATCCCCATTAAACCCCTGCTCGGCTCGGGTAAATCCGCCATTACCTTCGACAAGGTGCCACTGGACAAAGCCGTTCAATATGCCGCCGAAGATGCCGATATCACCCTGCGTCTGTGGCAGTTTTTGAAACCGCAACTGCACAGCGCGCAGGTCACCAAAGTCTATGAAACGCTCGAACGGCCGCTGGTGCCGGTGCTCGCGGCGATGGAACGCTCCGGCGTCAAGGTTGATCGTGATACGCTCAGCCGGATGTCCAATGCCTTTGCCCAGAAAATGGCAGGGCTGGAAGACGAGATTTACGAGATTGCAGGCCGTAAATTCAACGTCGGATCGCCCAAGCAGTTGGGCGAAATCCTGTTTGACGAAATGGGTATCGAAGGCGGCAAAAAGGGCAAGACCGGTGCATATGCCACCGGCGTCGATATTCTCGAAGACCTTGCCACCGAACATGAACTGCCGGCCCGTGTCCTTGACTGGCGCCAACTGAGCAAACTCAAATCCACCTATACCGATGCGCTGCAAACCCACATCAACGCCGACACCGGCCGCGTGCACACCTCCTATTCCATTGCCGGGGCCTCCACCGGTCGGCTCGCCTCCACCGATCCGAACCTGCAAAACATCCCGATCCGTTCCGAGGAAGGACGCCGCATCCGAGAGGCCTTTATCGCGGAGGAGGGCAAGACACTGGTGGCGCTGGATTATTCCCAGATCGAGCTGCGCATCCTTGCCCATATCGCCGACATTCCTGCGCTCAAAGAAGCCTTTGAACGCGGCGATGACATTCACGCCATGACCGCCTCCGAAATGTTCGATGTGCCCATGGACGAAATGACACCCGACATTCGCCGCCGCGCCAAGGCGATCAACTTTGGCGTGATTTACGGCATTTCCGGTTTTGGTCTCGCCCGCAATCTGCGCATTCCGCGCAGCGAAGCGCAGGGGTTCATCGACCGCTACTTTGAACGCTTCCCCGGAATCCGTACCTACATGGACGACACCAAGGCGTTCGCGAAAGAGCACGGTTTTGTGCAAACCCTGTTCGGGCGCAAAATCCACACGCCTGAAATCGCCTCCAAAGGGCCGCGTGCCGGATTTGCAGCGCGCGCCGCCATCAATGCGCCCATTCAGGGCACCGCCGCCGATGTCATTCGCCGCGCGATGATCCGCATGCCCGACGCGATCAAGGATTTGCCGGCCACTATGTTGTTGCAAGTCCACGACGAACTCTTGTTCGAGGTCGAAAAAGGACAGGAGGACGCCCTGATTGATGCGGCCCGTGACGTCATGGAAAATGCCAGCGATCCAGTAGTGAAACTGGCCGTCAAACTGACCGTGGATGCCGGCAAAGGGGCCAATTGGGCAGAGGCGCATTAA